The Terriglobia bacterium genome has a window encoding:
- a CDS encoding sulfite exporter TauE/SafE family protein has translation MHLTQAIVLFFAGLVAGTLNAIAGGGSFISFPTLLLTGVPPVEANATNTVGLWPGLAASGFAYFRLLKVPARLLLPLLVTSAVGGLVGALLLVKTPQHTFQRLIPWLLLFATLLFIFGNRIRALVGKAATVDDLRQTSAAAITAVSFANLLVGIYGGYFGGGIGFMALAMLAALGMHDMHGMNALRTVTAAVINATAVITFIVAGAVFWPQCGMMIAGALSGGWFGAKFTQKADPRKVRYFIIAVGIIMTAYFFVTLK, from the coding sequence TTGCACCTGACCCAAGCCATCGTCCTGTTTTTCGCCGGGCTGGTGGCGGGAACGCTCAACGCCATCGCGGGGGGAGGGAGCTTCATCTCCTTCCCCACGCTGCTGCTGACGGGCGTGCCGCCGGTGGAGGCGAACGCGACCAACACCGTCGGCCTGTGGCCGGGTCTGGCGGCCAGCGGCTTCGCCTATTTCCGCCTGCTCAAAGTGCCGGCCCGCCTCCTGCTTCCGCTGCTGGTCACCAGCGCGGTGGGCGGCCTGGTGGGCGCATTGCTCCTGGTCAAGACGCCGCAGCACACCTTCCAGCGCCTGATCCCGTGGCTGCTGCTGTTCGCCACGCTCCTGTTCATCTTCGGCAACCGCATCCGCGCCCTGGTGGGAAAGGCCGCCACCGTGGACGATCTGCGGCAGACCTCAGCGGCGGCGATCACCGCGGTTTCCTTCGCCAACCTGCTGGTCGGTATCTACGGGGGCTACTTCGGCGGCGGCATCGGGTTCATGGCCCTGGCCATGCTCGCGGCGCTGGGCATGCACGACATGCACGGCATGAATGCCCTGCGGACGGTGACCGCAGCCGTCATCAATGCCACCGCCGTCATCACCTTCATCGTGGCGGGTGCGGTCTTCTGGCCGCAGTGCGGGATGATGATCGCGGGCGCCCTCTCCGGCGGGTGGTTCGGGGCGAAATTCACCCAGAAGGCCGATCCCAGGAAGGTGCGGTACTTCATCATCGCCGTGGGCATCATCATGACGGCCTATTTCTTCGTGACCCTGAAGTAG
- a CDS encoding acetamidase/formamidase family protein produces MRRNAAILAGTALTVLASLLAFGEQKSASKHTPSASSAGKHYTLAATKDNIQWGWLDSNEPPKLTIKSGDTVSVETWYHALDQIKPSSDGKGPDMDELVRLRKANPGGGPHSITGPIYVEEAEPGDTLEIRILKIVPKEFGQNYNLPGKDFPTVGLLAADFPEGFVRYYKFDLKNMQTEFKPGIMVDLKPFPGILAVGVDPNEPKEKAGPPIHDAKGRTSTLRPWKNGSNMDLNELQAGSTIYLPVLLKGGLIWIGDAHCRQGNGEVNLEAIECAYKEIEVQPILHKGMKTDWPWAETKSDWIFVGFDEDLTEAMKIAVRNTINWLSTQTMVPMSRSEAYALTSIVGDCRVTQMVDIRKGVHCMVPKSIFVQAPAHAKGEKTKAKPAAKKE; encoded by the coding sequence ATGAGACGAAATGCTGCAATCCTGGCCGGCACTGCGCTGACGGTGTTGGCAAGCCTGCTCGCTTTTGGCGAGCAGAAATCCGCGTCAAAGCACACCCCATCCGCTTCCAGCGCAGGCAAGCACTACACGCTGGCCGCGACCAAGGACAACATCCAGTGGGGATGGCTCGATTCGAACGAGCCCCCAAAGCTGACCATCAAGTCCGGGGACACAGTCTCGGTCGAGACCTGGTACCACGCGCTCGACCAGATCAAGCCGTCTTCCGATGGCAAAGGTCCGGACATGGACGAGCTGGTCCGCTTGCGCAAGGCGAACCCCGGCGGCGGACCTCACTCGATCACCGGCCCGATCTATGTCGAGGAGGCTGAACCGGGAGACACCCTCGAGATCCGCATCCTCAAGATTGTCCCCAAGGAGTTCGGCCAGAACTACAACCTTCCGGGCAAGGATTTTCCGACCGTTGGCCTGCTGGCGGCCGATTTTCCCGAGGGCTTTGTCCGCTACTACAAATTCGACCTCAAGAACATGCAAACCGAATTCAAGCCGGGCATCATGGTGGACCTGAAGCCATTCCCGGGCATACTGGCGGTCGGGGTCGATCCGAACGAGCCCAAGGAGAAGGCGGGCCCGCCCATCCACGACGCCAAGGGCCGCACCAGCACCCTGCGTCCCTGGAAGAACGGCTCCAACATGGATCTGAACGAGCTCCAGGCCGGCTCGACGATCTACCTCCCCGTGCTGCTCAAAGGGGGGTTGATCTGGATAGGGGACGCGCATTGCCGGCAAGGCAACGGCGAGGTCAACCTGGAAGCCATCGAGTGCGCCTACAAAGAGATCGAGGTCCAGCCCATCCTGCACAAAGGGATGAAGACGGACTGGCCGTGGGCAGAGACCAAGTCGGATTGGATCTTCGTGGGCTTCGACGAAGACTTGACGGAGGCGATGAAGATCGCGGTGCGCAACACCATCAACTGGCTGTCCACCCAGACGATGGTCCCGATGAGTCGCAGCGAGGCGTATGCGCTGACCTCGATCGTCGGCGATTGCCGCGTCACCCAGATGGTGGACATCCGCAAGGGCGTCCACTGCATGGTGCCGAAGTCGATCTTCGTGCAGGCCCCGGCCCATGCAAAAGGCGAAAAGACGAAGGCCAAGCCTGCGGCGAAAAAGGAATAA
- the oxlT gene encoding oxalate/formate MFS antiporter, translated as MALPGAIHPSRIVDRWVQLIAGVVAMMAIANLQYAWTLFTKPIQSHLNVTLTAVQWTFALFIAMETWLVPFEGYLVDRIGPRLMLGMGGLLVGAGWIGSGYAETVHSLYFWYALGGIGAGVVYGGTIGNALKWFPDHRGLCVGLTAGAYGVGTALTVSPIAGMIKASGYQHTFIVWGIIQGTIVLLAAIFLAKPPIGWAPPGWKEKEAQIKSKLNTSTVDMTPMEMVKTGSFWMIYFMMTLLAFGGLVVTAQLNPMAVSYKVDKVIIFGGMTALVLAIEVDRVLNGMTRPFWGWVSDHIGRENTMFIAFSLEAMAVFALLQLIHRPLMFIALSGLCFFAWGEIFSLFPAITGDLFGKKWATTNYGIVYTAKGLASIFAGPGAAWMFSKTGSWTKVFWAMICCDLIAAFAALLWLKPVAKRTVARSEATSQARIPAAGSAAQGVA; from the coding sequence ATGGCGTTACCCGGCGCGATCCATCCATCGCGCATCGTCGACCGTTGGGTCCAGTTGATCGCTGGCGTCGTCGCCATGATGGCGATCGCCAACCTGCAATACGCCTGGACCCTGTTCACGAAGCCCATTCAATCCCACCTGAACGTCACGCTCACCGCGGTCCAGTGGACATTCGCGTTGTTCATCGCGATGGAAACCTGGCTGGTGCCCTTCGAAGGCTATCTGGTCGACCGGATCGGCCCACGCTTGATGCTGGGCATGGGCGGGCTGCTGGTCGGGGCTGGCTGGATCGGCTCCGGGTACGCGGAAACGGTCCATAGCCTGTACTTCTGGTACGCGCTGGGCGGCATCGGCGCGGGTGTGGTCTACGGCGGTACCATCGGGAACGCGCTGAAATGGTTTCCCGACCATCGTGGCCTCTGTGTCGGGCTTACGGCCGGCGCCTACGGCGTTGGCACAGCCCTAACCGTGTCACCGATCGCCGGCATGATCAAGGCTTCCGGCTATCAGCACACGTTCATCGTCTGGGGAATCATCCAGGGCACGATCGTGCTGCTGGCTGCGATCTTCCTGGCCAAACCGCCGATCGGATGGGCGCCTCCGGGCTGGAAGGAAAAGGAAGCCCAGATCAAGTCCAAGCTCAACACCTCGACGGTGGACATGACGCCGATGGAGATGGTGAAGACGGGCTCGTTCTGGATGATCTACTTCATGATGACCCTGCTCGCCTTCGGCGGCCTGGTGGTCACTGCCCAACTCAACCCCATGGCAGTTTCCTACAAGGTCGACAAGGTGATCATTTTCGGCGGCATGACGGCGCTGGTGCTGGCCATCGAGGTGGACCGCGTCCTCAACGGGATGACGCGCCCCTTCTGGGGGTGGGTCTCGGACCACATCGGCCGCGAGAACACCATGTTCATCGCTTTCAGCTTGGAAGCGATGGCGGTGTTCGCGCTGCTGCAACTGATCCACCGGCCGCTGATGTTCATCGCCTTGTCCGGCCTGTGCTTCTTCGCCTGGGGCGAGATCTTCTCGCTGTTCCCGGCGATCACCGGTGACCTGTTCGGCAAGAAATGGGCGACCACGAACTACGGCATCGTGTACACGGCCAAAGGACTGGCCTCGATCTTCGCCGGACCGGGCGCAGCGTGGATGTTCTCCAAGACCGGCTCGTGGACCAAGGTCTTCTGGGCCATGATCTGTTGCGATCTGATCGCAGCCTTCGCCGCGTTGCTGTGGCTCAAGCCGGTGGCGAAGCGCACCGTCGCGCGGTCGGAGGCAACGTCGCAGGCCCGGATCCCAGCGGCCGGCAGCGCGGCGCAGGGCGTGGCGTAA
- a CDS encoding pyruvate synthase: protein MATFVKLDPTQSLDPFQSVKKIPAEEFFTSGHRTCQGCESALVMKLMVKAAGPRTIVLGSTGCMYVANTTYYSTAWVVPWMHTQLGSSGSAALGTAAGLKVLMRKGKIKREPINVIAFCGDGGGADMGLAAISATLTHPDYNCLILMYDNESYANTDIQLSGSTPWGANTTFSTPGKVKRIMHHRWKKNMAGMMAAGHPTCRYVSTVCMSYGLHAMNSIRKALTIGGPTFIHSLDPCPKGWDYDPYQSHELGEMAVNTGVWPLYEVEDGVLRLTGRTQQIAAGKIKRQPVRDYLLKQGRFAHFTDDDIDYFQSKVDDMWTKWLIPGVIPFHQELEAEAPK, encoded by the coding sequence ATGGCAACATTCGTAAAGCTCGATCCCACACAGAGCCTGGACCCGTTCCAGTCAGTCAAGAAGATCCCTGCGGAAGAATTCTTTACCTCAGGACACCGGACGTGTCAGGGCTGCGAATCGGCCCTGGTCATGAAGCTGATGGTCAAGGCCGCGGGCCCGCGCACCATCGTGTTGGGCAGCACCGGGTGCATGTACGTGGCCAACACCACCTACTACAGCACCGCCTGGGTAGTGCCCTGGATGCACACGCAGCTGGGCAGCAGCGGCTCGGCGGCGCTGGGGACGGCTGCCGGCCTGAAAGTACTCATGCGCAAGGGCAAGATCAAGAGAGAGCCCATCAACGTCATCGCCTTCTGCGGCGACGGTGGCGGCGCGGACATGGGCCTCGCGGCCATCTCCGCCACCCTGACGCATCCCGACTACAACTGCCTGATCCTGATGTACGACAACGAGTCGTACGCCAACACCGACATCCAGCTTTCGGGCAGCACGCCCTGGGGCGCCAACACCACGTTCAGCACGCCGGGCAAGGTGAAACGCATCATGCATCACCGCTGGAAGAAGAACATGGCGGGCATGATGGCAGCCGGCCATCCGACCTGCCGCTACGTCTCGACGGTCTGCATGTCCTACGGACTGCACGCCATGAACTCGATCCGCAAGGCGCTCACCATCGGCGGCCCGACGTTCATCCACTCTCTCGACCCCTGCCCCAAGGGCTGGGACTACGATCCCTACCAGTCGCACGAACTGGGCGAGATGGCCGTGAACACCGGGGTATGGCCGTTGTACGAAGTAGAAGACGGCGTGCTGCGGCTGACCGGGCGCACGCAGCAGATCGCCGCCGGCAAGATCAAGCGGCAGCCGGTGCGCGACTACCTGCTCAAGCAGGGACGATTCGCCCACTTCACCGACGACGACATCGATTATTTCCAGAGCAAAGTGGACGACATGTGGACAAAGTGGCTTATCCCAGGCGTCATCCCGTTCCACCAGGAATTGGAGGCCGAAGCGCCCAAATAG